The proteins below are encoded in one region of Hordeum vulgare subsp. vulgare chromosome 3H, MorexV3_pseudomolecules_assembly, whole genome shotgun sequence:
- the LOC123445623 gene encoding serine decarboxylase 1-like produces the protein MVEKNSDVAVGGEVLVGSSPPAADQHCRQKVLRNHPGGVGGAVPPVTDGLPQVVSVVGDTGKHAARVAVEGFAVLEPPVDAEAAAERRDDVAALLAGFAHHLQERTTHHLGYPYNLDFDFSVMAQFQNFSINNLGDPFIESNYGVHSRQFEVAVLDWFARLWDLQQDEYWGYITNCGTEGNLHGLLVGRELFPDGIIYASRESHYSVFKAARMYRVECVEIDTLVTGEMNCADFKSKLSRNAGRPAIVNVNIGTTVKGAIDDLDRIIRTLEKCGFRDRFYIHCDGALAGLMMPFIKQAPKVTFKKPIGSVSVSGHKFMGCPVPCGVVITRLEHVKVLSTDIEYLSSRDATIMGSRNGHAPMSLWYTLNKKGYRGIRKEVQKCLRNAHHLANRLREAGVSAYLNELSSTVVFERPQDEAFVHKWQLACEGSIAHVVVMPNVSVEKLNDFVEELIGERQRWHEGGGFRVPCVAKDIGQENCLCGVHDKKLRVV, from the exons ATGGTAGAGAAGAACAGTGATGTCGCCGTAGGAGGGGAGGTGCTGGTAGGCTCGTCGCCGCCGGCGGCCGACCAGCACTGCCGCCAGAAGGTCCTCCGGAACCACCCCGGCGGCGTCGGCGGTGCTGTCCCGCCGGTTACTGATGGTCTGCCGCAGGTGGTGTCGGTGGTGGGAGACACTGGCAAGCACGCGGCACGCGTGGCCGTGGAAGGCTTCGCGGTGCTGGAGCCGCCCGTGGACgccgaggcggcggcggagcggcGGGACGACGTGGCCGCGCTCCTCGCCGGCTTCGCCCACCACCTCCAGGAGAGGACCACCCACCACCTGG GGTACCCTTACAAtctggacttcgacttcagtgtcATGGCACAATTCCAGAACTTTTCCATCAACAACCTGGGCGACCCTTTCATCGAGAGCAACTACGGCGTCCACTCCAGGCAGTTCGAGGTCGCCGTGCTCGACTGGTTCGCCCGCCTCTGGGACCTCCAGCAGGACGAATACTGGGGATACATCACCAACTGTGGCACCGAAGGGAACCTCCACGGCCTATTAGTCGG GAGGGAGCTTTTTCCTGATGGGATCATATACGCGTCTCGTGAGTCGCACTACTCCGTCTTCAAGGCAGCTAGGATGTATAGAGTCGAGTGCGTGGAGATCGACACTCTAGTTACAGGAGAGATGAACTGCGCGGATTTTAAGTCCAAACTATCGCGGAACGCCGGGAGGCCTGCGATTGTTAATGTGAATATAG GAACGACCGTCAAGGGAGCCATCGATGATCTTGACAGGATCATAAGAACGCTTGAAAAATGTGGGTTCCGAGATCGATTCTACATCCACTGCGATGGCGCTCTAGCTGGCCTTATGATGCCATTTATCAAACAA GCGCCAAAGGTAACATTCAAGAAGCCTATAGGAAGCGTAAGCGTATCAGGGCACAAGTTCATGGGATGTCCAGTACCATGTGGTGTGGTAATAACCAGGCTCGAGCATGTAAAAGTGCTCTCCACCGACATCGAATACCTATCATCTAGAGATGCGACGATCATGGGGAGCCGCAACGGGCACGCACCAATGTCCCTTTGGTACACGCTGAACAAAAAGGGCTATAGAGGCATCCGCAAAGAGGTCCAGAAGTGCTTGAGAAATGCTCATCACCTTGCAAACCGTCTGAGGGAGGCGGGAGTGAGCGCATATTTGAACGAGTTGAGCAGCACGGTGGTGTTCGAGAGGCCACAGGACGAGGCATTCGTACACAAGTGGCAGCTCGCATGCGAGGGAAGCATTGCACATGTGGTTGTGATGCCAAATGTGAGTGTGGAGAAGCTCAACGACTTTGTCGAAGAGCTCATCGGCGAGAGACAGCGCTGGCATGAAGGTGGAGGGTTTAGGGTGCCATGTGTTGCAAAGGACATTGGGCAAGAAAATTGCCTCTGCGGCGTGCATGACAAGAAATTAAGAGTAGTATAA